A stretch of the Lolium perenne isolate Kyuss_39 chromosome 3, Kyuss_2.0, whole genome shotgun sequence genome encodes the following:
- the LOC127344404 gene encoding uncharacterized protein, with product MHPAGDRDGATSMARTQDARVELPAPMETLHKEAVMETAPHEDKVKDGSTEEESDPWNPPYPPCPPCPPVADLNVQVRFAMEWMAQKRAILATSRATKIITPDRTPERVNIGLFQTMPHLMPILEKDSHRRFLSLFECGGQGMGWGYVITPETFDNIIMQNALQCAKVALKGRAPELNGYRANPNYMTQYGYFPLHRAAEMFSVEMIELLLRHGASANLSTVGPAVTEGLLPLHVAVENTCLHKYLEDGLFHHQMHQDCSVADMKYVYKLVHLLCLPELKIFLDTVRLLAKHTDNLLDQLWIYIKDGKLIQTAVLLLAAQEQIRTGTSHKGSKVNSKLDGFAIITGDIVHKNTLQSEACENIMDSNQPSKINANNATLLSLIDLISRAGAALDSYIRAHPKVPYVMHVSHSEVLERVSLILKEHGFCRTGARIDIGNLCPYENVLSIEDRRAKSAAEVVYHAAKEEGKIKKISRGWELKYARRSFFPYWRSVLEPQSCVKMKLVKPMLTVEHINHDKRLGKSTHIGSAFGGLMGRVQPVANHQPRRLFCTASLTLLKVLRNA from the exons ATGCATCCTGCAGGGGACCGCGACGGCGCGACATCAATGGCCAGGACCCAGGACGCCAG GGTGGAACTGCCTGCACCAATGGAGACACTACACAAAGAGGCGGTCATGGAAACTGCCCCTCATGAAGATAAGGTTAAAGATGGATCAACCGAGGAAGAATCGGATCCATGGAATCCTCCCTATCCTCCTTGTCCTCCTTGTCCTCCTGTTGCTGACCTGAATGTCCAAGTAAGATTTGCCATGGAGTGGATGGCTCAAAAACGGGCTATACTTGCTACCTCCAGAGCAACCAAAATAATCACCCCAGACCGTACCCCTGAG AGGGTGAATATTGGCCTCTTTCAAACAATGCCCCATTTGATGCCCATCCTGGAGAAGGATAGCCACCGGCGCTTCCTCAGCTTATTCGAATGCGGTGGGCAGGGCATGGGATGGGGCTATGTCATCACACCAGAGACTTTCGACAATATTATCATGCAGAATGCTCTCCAATGTGCCAAAGTTGCCTTGAAGGGCCGGGCACCTGAGCTCAATGGGTACCGGGCCAATCCCAACTACATGACCCAATATGGGTATTTCCCCCTCCACCGAGCTGCTGAAATGTTCTCTGTCGAGATGATAGAGTTGCTCTTACGCCATGGCGCGTCAGCCAACCTAAGCACAGTCGGTCCTGCAGTCACTGAGGGTCTACTCCCTCTCCATGTCGCAGTTGAGAACACTTGCCTGCATAAGTATCTGGAGGACGGTCTATTTCATCACCAAATGCATCAGGATTGCAGTGTGGCGGATATGAAGTATGTCTACAAGCTCGTCCATCTTCTGTGCCTGCCTGAACTTAAGATCTTCTTGGATACAGTCAGGCTTCTTGCAAAACACACAGATAATTTACTTGATCAGCTCTGGATCTACATAAAAGATGGAAAGCTTATCCAGACAGCTGTTCTGCTGCTGGCAGCGCAAGAGCAGATCCGCACTGGAACTTCCCACAAAGGCAGTAAGGTCAATAGTAAGCTGGACGGGTTTGCTATTATCACTGGTGATATTGTGCACAAGAATACTTTACAATCCGAGGCATGTGAGAACATAATGGATTCAAACCAACCGAGCAAGATAAATGCCAATAATGCGACATTATTGTCGCTTATTGATCTAATTTCCCGAGCTGGCGCAGCTCTTGATTCATACATTAGGGCACACCCAAAGGTGCCATATGTGATGCATGTATCCCACTCGGAAGTCCTTGAACGTGTTTCATTGATTCTGAAGGAGCATGGTTTTTGTCGTACTGGAGCACGTATAGACATCGGAAATCTCTGCCCGTATGAAAACGTGTTGTCCATTGAAGATCGGCGCGCCAAGTCAGCTGCAGAAGTTGTTTATCATGCTGCAAAGGAAGAGGGCAAAATAAAGAAAATCAGCAGAGGATGGGAGCTCAAATATGCAAGGAGAAGTTTCTTTCCATACTGGAGATCAGTGTTGGAACCCCAGTCTTGCGTGAAGATGAAATTGGTAAAACCCATGCTCACTGTTGAACATATCAATCATGATAAACGTTTGGGTAAATCAACGCACATAGGATCTGCTTTTGGTGGACTGATGGGCAGAGTTCAGCCAGTAGCTAATCATCAACCAAGAAGGCTCTTTTGTACAGCGTCTTTAACACTCTTGAAAGTGTTAAGGAATGCATGA